From the Methylomonas sp. MK1 genome, one window contains:
- a CDS encoding TonB-dependent receptor, with protein MSANHSTTKKNTPAKWRLGALLPLGAALSGAAFAADPSADVAANNDQEVVLEDVKVKANREKQAIRFKAETSTTGSKTEMALRDIPQSVSVVKKELIESQNAFNLRDALRNVSGLTIAAGEGGRTGDSITLRGFAASSDQYLDGVKDNGQYNRDTFFIEKAEVLKGASSILFGRGATGGVINQVAKKPTGKTGINGSFTYGLYDFKRTAIDTETKYQDLSARLNVMYQDADSYRDYNFSNRWGIAPSFKWDISADTDLTLNLLHQQEEGVFDYGVPMYRGRPAGVPINTFYGFTDNRMMDTDVNVATVALTHRFNQDFSVKNSIRYGDYERKYLTHLYSGAAAYTGADAGTIARSQALRLNTQENIYNQTDFVYKKPLFGFNNTLMFGSEFGWEEYDFKSKNSTGVSRVSIFNPRLTASVTGLAYDFSGTLDTNRLTQAQTYAGYVLDQFEISPEWKLLAGTRYDVFDAQQTDRIGTADFNTSVDQWSPRGGIVWQPSKAQSYYFSYGKSFNPSAESLSLSANNANLPPEQNHNYEIGGKWELFDGKLSATAALFRLEKTNARTTSPLDANLQVLAGEQSTDGFEAGLAGEVLPKWDVSLTYAYLDSKITKSTSTATGSVSGLVKSFEGMTAVNVPEHSGVAWSTYHLTDNWEVGGGVYYASHRYADSVNEAVLPGYARLDAVVAYHQKHYDVQLNVFNLTDTVYYESGQTNSALPGMPVSGQLTVSFKY; from the coding sequence ATGTCTGCAAACCATTCGACCACTAAAAAAAACACCCCTGCCAAGTGGCGCTTAGGGGCGCTCTTGCCGCTGGGCGCGGCTCTGAGCGGGGCGGCATTCGCCGCCGACCCGAGCGCCGACGTAGCGGCCAACAATGATCAAGAAGTGGTTTTGGAAGACGTTAAAGTCAAAGCCAACCGCGAAAAGCAAGCCATTCGTTTCAAAGCCGAAACCTCGACCACCGGCAGTAAAACCGAGATGGCGCTGCGCGATATTCCGCAGTCTGTCAGCGTGGTGAAAAAAGAACTGATCGAGTCGCAAAACGCCTTCAACCTGCGCGACGCTTTACGCAACGTCAGCGGCCTGACGATTGCCGCCGGCGAAGGCGGCCGCACCGGCGACTCGATTACCCTACGCGGCTTCGCCGCCAGCTCGGATCAATATTTGGACGGGGTCAAGGACAACGGCCAATACAATCGCGACACATTCTTCATCGAAAAAGCCGAAGTGCTGAAAGGCGCTTCGTCGATATTATTCGGCCGCGGCGCCACCGGCGGCGTGATCAATCAAGTCGCGAAGAAACCCACCGGTAAAACCGGGATTAACGGCAGTTTTACCTATGGCTTGTACGATTTCAAACGCACCGCCATCGACACCGAAACCAAATATCAAGATTTATCGGCCCGGCTGAATGTAATGTACCAAGACGCCGATTCCTACCGCGACTACAACTTCAGCAATCGCTGGGGTATCGCGCCTTCGTTCAAATGGGACATTAGCGCCGATACCGATTTAACTCTAAATCTACTGCATCAACAGGAAGAAGGCGTATTCGATTACGGCGTGCCTATGTACCGAGGCCGGCCGGCCGGCGTGCCTATCAACACCTTTTATGGCTTTACCGATAACCGGATGATGGACACCGATGTCAATGTGGCCACGGTGGCATTAACCCACCGTTTCAACCAGGATTTTTCGGTGAAAAACTCGATCCGCTACGGCGATTACGAACGTAAATACCTGACCCATCTTTATTCCGGCGCGGCGGCATACACCGGAGCCGATGCCGGCACTATCGCCCGTTCGCAAGCCTTGCGCCTGAATACCCAGGAAAACATCTACAACCAGACCGATTTTGTCTATAAAAAACCCTTGTTCGGCTTTAACAATACTTTGATGTTCGGTAGCGAATTCGGCTGGGAAGAATACGATTTCAAATCGAAAAACTCGACTGGCGTCAGCCGGGTGTCGATATTCAATCCCCGTCTTACCGCCAGCGTGACCGGCTTGGCGTACGACTTCAGCGGCACTTTGGATACCAATCGGCTGACGCAAGCCCAAACTTACGCCGGCTACGTTTTGGATCAATTCGAGATCAGTCCGGAATGGAAATTGTTGGCCGGCACCCGTTACGATGTGTTCGACGCTCAACAGACCGACCGCATTGGCACAGCCGACTTTAACACCAGTGTTGACCAATGGAGCCCGCGCGGGGGTATCGTCTGGCAACCCAGCAAAGCCCAGTCCTATTACTTCAGTTACGGCAAATCGTTTAATCCGTCTGCGGAAAGCCTCAGTCTATCAGCCAATAATGCCAACCTGCCGCCCGAGCAAAATCACAACTACGAGATCGGCGGCAAATGGGAGCTGTTCGACGGCAAACTGTCAGCCACTGCCGCCTTGTTCCGACTGGAAAAAACCAATGCCCGCACCACCTCGCCGCTGGATGCCAACCTGCAAGTCCTCGCGGGAGAGCAAAGTACCGACGGCTTCGAGGCCGGATTAGCTGGCGAAGTATTACCGAAGTGGGATGTCTCGTTGACCTATGCCTATCTTGATTCGAAAATCACCAAATCTACATCAACAGCAACCGGCTCGGTCAGCGGCTTAGTGAAATCGTTTGAGGGGATGACGGCCGTCAACGTGCCGGAACACAGCGGCGTAGCCTGGAGCACCTACCACTTGACCGACAACTGGGAAGTCGGCGGCGGTGTGTACTACGCCAGCCACCGCTATGCCGACAGCGTCAACGAAGCGGTATTGCCGGGTTACGCCCGCCTGGATGCGGTGGTGGCCTATCACCAAAAACATTACGACGTGCAACTCAATGTGTTTAACCTGACCGATACCGTCTATTACGAATCCGGACAAACCAACTCGGCCTTGCCGGGCATGCCGGTGTCCGGGCAATTGACGGTGAGCTTTAAATACTAA
- a CDS encoding heme ABC transporter ATP-binding protein, whose amino-acid sequence MLQAIDLSLRIGAKTLLDGVTLELRPGEVLAVAGPNGAGKSSLLRAMSGELAPLAGQVRMNGRPLAAWPPQRTALLRGVLPQSSGLAFRFMVRDVAQMGRSPQRKSHSAAQNRAIAEQALAMTDTGHLAERIYTTLSGGERQRVQLARVLAQIWEPQDPLHRYLLLDEPTSALDLAHQHAVLVIARRFADEQQAGVLAVLHDLNLAALYADRIALLHQGRLAAIGTPAQTLNSEVIRQVFAHPVSISSHPQIPGAPLVIPRRQAAPGVVGQ is encoded by the coding sequence ATGCTGCAAGCCATAGACCTGAGCTTACGCATCGGTGCGAAAACCTTGCTGGACGGCGTGACGCTGGAACTGCGCCCCGGCGAAGTGCTGGCCGTGGCCGGCCCGAACGGCGCCGGCAAATCCAGCCTGTTGCGGGCCATGAGCGGCGAGTTGGCGCCGTTGGCCGGCCAAGTGAGGATGAACGGCCGGCCGCTGGCCGCATGGCCGCCGCAGCGCACGGCGTTGCTGCGCGGCGTGTTGCCGCAAAGTTCCGGGTTGGCATTCCGATTCATGGTGCGCGACGTGGCCCAGATGGGCCGCAGCCCGCAACGCAAAAGCCACAGCGCCGCGCAAAACCGGGCCATCGCCGAACAAGCGCTAGCAATGACCGATACCGGCCATCTGGCCGAGCGCATCTACACCACGCTGTCCGGCGGCGAACGCCAGCGGGTGCAACTGGCAAGGGTACTGGCGCAAATCTGGGAGCCGCAAGACCCGTTGCACCGCTATTTGTTGCTGGACGAACCGACCTCGGCGCTGGACCTGGCCCACCAGCACGCGGTGCTGGTCATCGCTCGCCGCTTCGCAGATGAACAACAGGCCGGCGTGCTGGCGGTCTTACACGACCTGAATCTGGCCGCGCTGTATGCCGACCGCATCGCGCTATTGCATCAAGGCCGGCTGGCCGCCATCGGCACGCCAGCGCAAACCCTGAACAGCGAGGTGATCCGGCAAGTGTTCGCTCACCCGGTCAGCATCAGTAGTCATCCGCAAATCCCGGGCGCGCCGTTGGTGATTCCGCGGCGGCAGGCCGCGCCGGGCGTTGTGGGGCAATGA
- a CDS encoding FecCD family ABC transporter permease translates to MTVHAAAALAGPRLRLKPALSRAGLCWLLALLLVAVALAALGSGAVAISAGQAVAIVADRFGIALPWPFGADQQAVLLAIRAPRLVLGLLVGGALAASGAAMQGLFRNPLADPALIGVSSGAALAAAAVIVLRDSLFGAVAGAFGAYLLPVAAILGGFAVSWLVYRLADSGDRLDVASLLLSGIAINALAGSATGLLVYLADDDQLRSLTFWSLGSLNGAGWDGVAIGAPFLLANLLLLPWLADALNALLLGEAEAGHLGFPVERIKTGVVALVALGVGAAVALSGVIGFIGLVVPHLLRLALGPDHRWLLPASALLGALLLICADYLACSLAAPAEIPIGIVTGLLGSPFFLWLLFRQKLMGH, encoded by the coding sequence ATGACAGTCCATGCTGCGGCCGCATTAGCCGGACCGCGTCTTCGGCTGAAACCGGCCTTGAGCCGCGCCGGCCTGTGCTGGCTGCTGGCATTGCTGCTGGTCGCCGTAGCCTTGGCCGCTCTGGGCAGCGGCGCGGTCGCCATCTCGGCCGGCCAGGCCGTCGCCATCGTCGCCGACCGGTTCGGTATCGCCCTGCCCTGGCCGTTCGGCGCCGACCAGCAAGCGGTGCTGTTGGCGATTCGCGCGCCGCGCCTGGTGTTGGGATTGCTGGTCGGGGGAGCCTTGGCCGCGTCCGGCGCGGCGATGCAGGGTTTATTCCGCAATCCGCTGGCCGATCCGGCCTTGATCGGCGTTTCCAGCGGCGCGGCGCTGGCCGCGGCGGCCGTCATCGTTTTGCGCGACAGTCTGTTTGGCGCTGTGGCCGGCGCATTCGGCGCCTATTTATTGCCGGTCGCGGCCATACTCGGCGGCTTTGCGGTCAGTTGGCTGGTGTACCGGCTGGCCGACAGCGGCGACCGGCTGGACGTAGCCTCGCTGTTACTGTCCGGCATCGCCATCAACGCGCTGGCCGGCTCGGCCACCGGCTTACTGGTCTATCTGGCCGACGACGACCAGTTGCGCAGCTTGACCTTCTGGAGCCTGGGCAGCCTTAACGGTGCCGGCTGGGACGGCGTCGCCATCGGTGCGCCGTTTTTACTGGCCAATTTGCTGCTGTTGCCGTGGCTGGCCGATGCCTTGAACGCTTTGCTGCTCGGCGAGGCCGAAGCCGGCCATTTGGGATTTCCGGTCGAACGCATCAAAACCGGCGTGGTGGCCTTAGTCGCGCTTGGCGTCGGCGCGGCGGTGGCCTTATCCGGCGTGATCGGTTTCATCGGCCTGGTGGTGCCGCATCTATTGCGGCTGGCACTGGGGCCGGATCACCGCTGGCTGTTGCCCGCGTCGGCGCTGCTCGGCGCCTTGCTGCTGATCTGCGCCGATTATCTGGCCTGCAGCTTGGCGGCGCCGGCCGAAATCCCGATCGGCATCGTCACCGGCCTGCTCGGCAGCCCGTTTTTTCTGTGGCTGCTGTTCCGGCAAAAACTGATGGGCCATTGA
- a CDS encoding heme/hemin ABC transporter substrate-binding protein, whose product MKPTTSLSHKLAQAACAALLWLSAVVPAAAGPGRIVSVGGALTEIVYALGGAERLVGVDSTSLMPAAAQALPQVGYMRTLSAEGVLSLRPDLLLASAHSGPPAVLEQLRAAGVRIETLAEDYSAAGIAAKIGAIAGLLDKAEQGRELAGQVQADFDRLAQWRAQSREQPKVLFLMAVAHGAPLASGRGTVADAVLTLAGATNAAGELQGNKPISTEAMIAAAPDVILLTDVAANAIGGLEAFYRQPGIAQTPAGRQRKVFVVDTLALLGFGLHSGQAVLELAKRLHGEPAVAIDAGAGR is encoded by the coding sequence ATGAAACCGACCACATCCCTAAGCCATAAACTTGCGCAAGCGGCATGCGCGGCCCTCCTCTGGCTATCGGCCGTCGTGCCGGCCGCCGCCGGGCCGGGCCGCATCGTTTCGGTCGGCGGCGCGTTGACCGAAATCGTCTACGCCCTAGGCGGCGCGGAGCGTCTGGTCGGCGTCGATAGCACCAGCCTGATGCCGGCCGCCGCCCAGGCGCTGCCGCAAGTCGGCTACATGCGCACACTGTCGGCCGAAGGCGTCCTGTCGCTGCGTCCCGACCTGCTGCTGGCCAGCGCCCACTCCGGGCCACCGGCGGTGCTGGAACAATTACGCGCGGCCGGTGTGCGTATCGAAACGCTGGCCGAGGATTATTCCGCCGCCGGCATTGCCGCCAAAATCGGCGCGATTGCCGGTTTGCTGGATAAAGCCGAGCAAGGCCGGGAACTGGCCGGCCAAGTGCAAGCCGATTTCGACCGGTTGGCGCAGTGGCGCGCGCAAAGCCGTGAACAGCCCAAGGTGCTGTTTTTGATGGCGGTGGCTCACGGCGCGCCGCTGGCTTCAGGACGCGGCACCGTCGCCGACGCGGTGTTAACGCTGGCCGGCGCCACCAACGCCGCCGGCGAACTGCAAGGCAACAAACCCATCAGTACCGAAGCGATGATCGCCGCCGCGCCGGACGTGATTTTGTTAACCGACGTGGCCGCCAACGCCATCGGCGGTCTGGAGGCGTTCTACCGACAACCCGGCATCGCCCAAACCCCGGCCGGCCGACAGCGTAAAGTCTTCGTGGTCGATACCCTGGCCTTGCTCGGTTTTGGCTTGCACAGCGGTCAGGCGGTGCTGGAACTGGCCAAACGACTGCACGGCGAGCCGGCGGTCGCTATCGACGCGGGTGCCGGCCGATGA
- a CDS encoding HugZ family pyridoxamine 5'-phosphate oxidase, translating into MNHKTIDLEQVRAAYTALPQTFSSALMATVSASGEPEASYAAYVRHDGQYYVYVSELSAHTQNLLNNGRVCLLFVEDEDKAAHLFARQRVTYHCSAGEIDRDTDAFAYIMGLFEEKFGAFMKQLQNMQDFHLFCIRPQRGSFVQGFAKAFSIEGDDLAQIRHVNDVGHKQRKAEAEADAQA; encoded by the coding sequence ATGAACCACAAGACCATCGATCTCGAACAAGTCAGAGCCGCTTATACCGCTCTGCCGCAAACATTTTCCTCCGCGCTAATGGCCACGGTCAGCGCCTCCGGCGAACCCGAAGCCAGTTACGCCGCCTATGTGCGGCACGACGGCCAATATTACGTGTATGTCAGCGAACTATCGGCCCACACCCAAAACCTGTTGAACAACGGCCGGGTTTGTCTGTTGTTCGTCGAGGACGAAGACAAAGCCGCGCATTTGTTCGCCCGGCAACGCGTTACCTATCACTGCTCGGCCGGCGAAATCGACCGCGATACCGACGCTTTCGCATACATCATGGGCTTATTCGAGGAAAAATTCGGCGCGTTCATGAAACAGTTACAAAACATGCAGGACTTTCATCTGTTTTGCATCCGTCCGCAACGCGGCAGTTTCGTGCAAGGCTTTGCCAAGGCGTTTTCGATAGAAGGCGACGATCTGGCGCAAATCCGCCACGTCAACGATGTCGGCCATAAACAGCGTAAAGCCGAAGCGGAAGCCGATGCCCAGGCTTAA
- a CDS encoding ChuX/HutX family heme-like substrate-binding protein, with amino-acid sequence MIKHPESSADTLKQAWQDLRADHPHMRIRDAAATLGVSEAELLATDCGNRVTRLREHWPALLGAVGTLGPVMALTRNAFAVHEKTGLYEDIRPCGDFILITGHHIELCLSTGVWHSGFAVMEESHLGPRHSLQFFDTDGEAVHKIYLTDHSNAGPYRRLVDIFRADDQSPNLELPTEGTKLALDALASSQDLPEHWRRLLLAHTTEAVLAGRIATPALRELMRQLAGLLLPIQVLVGNPGAMQLHDGPIQNLKITGPWFNVLDQGFNLHLNEMAVAGANIVQLTYQQRDLTGLLVRDQNQQSIASIFGGYDETNGESVFWRDLLLASAVTGGS; translated from the coding sequence ATGATTAAACATCCCGAATCCAGCGCGGACACTTTGAAACAAGCTTGGCAAGACCTGCGCGCCGATCACCCGCATATGCGGATTCGCGATGCCGCGGCGACTTTGGGCGTCAGCGAAGCCGAACTGCTGGCAACCGACTGCGGCAACCGGGTCACCCGCTTGCGGGAACACTGGCCCGCGCTGCTGGGCGCGGTCGGCACCTTGGGTCCGGTGATGGCCTTGACCCGCAACGCTTTTGCGGTGCACGAAAAAACCGGGCTCTACGAGGATATACGTCCATGCGGCGACTTTATCCTGATTACCGGACACCATATCGAGCTGTGCCTTTCGACCGGCGTTTGGCATTCGGGTTTCGCAGTGATGGAAGAATCGCATCTCGGCCCGCGCCACAGCCTGCAATTTTTCGACACAGACGGCGAGGCCGTGCACAAGATTTATCTGACCGATCATTCCAATGCCGGCCCTTACCGGCGCTTAGTCGACATCTTTCGTGCCGACGATCAGTCGCCCAATCTGGAACTACCCACCGAAGGCACCAAGCTGGCGCTTGACGCCCTCGCCTCATCACAGGATTTACCGGAACACTGGCGGCGTTTGCTGCTTGCCCACACGACCGAGGCTGTTCTCGCAGGCCGGATTGCCACGCCGGCGCTACGCGAGCTCATGCGGCAACTGGCGGGACTGCTGTTGCCGATACAAGTGCTGGTCGGCAATCCCGGCGCGATGCAACTGCACGACGGCCCGATTCAAAACCTGAAAATTACCGGCCCCTGGTTCAATGTCCTGGATCAGGGTTTCAATCTGCATCTTAACGAAATGGCCGTGGCCGGCGCGAACATCGTCCAACTCACTTACCAGCAGCGGGATTTGACCGGCCTGCTGGTTCGTGACCAAAACCAACAGAGCATCGCCTCCATCTTCGGCGGTTACGACGAAACCAACGGCGAAAGCGTTTTCTGGCGCGACTTGCTACTAGCCTCGGCGGTTACAGGAGGTTCCTAG
- a CDS encoding VPLPA-CTERM sorting domain-containing protein, translating to MKTAQKLTLIAGLLAVSGSASADLTNGPDPYAAGYGFDTPSEASWGNWNRGDAGTLYAEWDSFVDNSYPGIRTAAADVGSAGSADANIGWNAGTFAAGSGNLYSFSVTENFTASLSGSTNNEPLRAALQFETWGIQMDYNSLLLNGVAPTFTTQTFYDDDYESSFGPVELVQYLAYWDLSGPASNYLFSFSAGHSLSLGQVAIDIGPSTDPVTSVPLPAAVWLFGAGFMGLLGLNRKKGLAA from the coding sequence ATGAAAACTGCACAAAAACTGACCTTAATCGCCGGCCTGTTGGCCGTTTCCGGTAGCGCTTCGGCTGACTTGACCAATGGTCCCGACCCTTACGCCGCCGGCTACGGCTTCGACACCCCAAGCGAAGCCAGCTGGGGCAACTGGAACCGTGGCGATGCCGGCACGCTGTATGCGGAATGGGACAGCTTCGTGGATAACTCTTATCCCGGCATCCGCACCGCAGCGGCGGACGTGGGCAGCGCCGGCAGCGCCGACGCCAATATCGGCTGGAACGCCGGCACATTCGCGGCCGGATCGGGCAATTTGTACAGCTTTAGCGTTACCGAGAATTTCACGGCTTCGCTAAGCGGCTCTACCAACAACGAGCCCTTAAGAGCGGCATTGCAATTCGAAACCTGGGGCATACAGATGGACTACAACAGCCTGTTACTGAATGGCGTAGCGCCTACCTTTACGACGCAAACTTTCTACGATGACGACTACGAAAGTTCGTTCGGCCCTGTCGAACTGGTGCAATACCTGGCCTATTGGGACTTATCCGGACCGGCAAGCAATTATCTGTTCTCATTCAGCGCCGGACATAGCTTGAGTTTGGGTCAAGTGGCTATCGACATCGGTCCCAGCACCGATCCCGTAACCAGTGTGCCGCTGCCTGCGGCAGTATGGCTGTTCGGCGCCGGCTTCATGGGCTTGCTGGGTTTAAATCGTAAAAAAGGCCTGGCGGCATAA
- a CDS encoding TonB-dependent hemoglobin/transferrin/lactoferrin family receptor — protein MPLSLSARPCLTMPRADYCVRARRDQTGRRPVVNASKFSRFRPLAGQTICALLLLSAITAKAGEAALDNIDETADVELAPVTVKAKIDPPSAKAVAGTESTIDAATMEQRMVRNIKDLIRYEPGVNVGNDPQRFGASGFTIRGLGGNRVLMQIDGVRLPEAFRIGSFASANRNAVDMDALKALEIVRGSGSAYYGGDAMGGTVNFVTKDPRDYLSVFGKDYYTGVKLNYNTSDNGFVQTGTVAGALGGWESMVLFTHNQSNETDNKGTADFADGRRTTPSPQENLSYNLLAKLLYRFNDDNVLRLTGEWLDSRADIDALYLRGADISLRNVNSMLTTDTQSRWRLTLDHTLMHLDTPLFNDVLWKFYTQKSATGQVTLQDRTANVDGNTLTERIFDYANDDFGGELKLGKNFDLGDTTHALQYGGQISKNSIAQQRDGSFTCVSGSVNPRTGRPNSICPKGRISKTVTPDEFPVRDFPLSTVTKAGAYIEDAVSLFDKHIELIPGGRWEYFRLLPKTDYLFDKASAAAVAEGADPIVPSIIDASAFLPKFGALLHLTEIFTVHGQYAHGFRGPNFSESNLGFTNITGGYTNLPNYNIQPETSVGAEVGLRGHGAAGTFDISLFRNDYDHFIYNAVICNPATAACPPLGFTTYQNINSADPIRIQGIEIKSRFYLDWLNPSLIGASLLFSGSFTEGMNLKTQRNDDEALRQISPMKAVVGLRYDQPSGDWGTELNLTLVGAKQANTAPADALFLPSGYGVIDFNAYYNASKHLSFNFGVFNLFDKKYIDWEDINTRAGDPHTTLGNFAGAEHWADRYSRPGRNLGVTVKLAF, from the coding sequence ATGCCTTTATCTTTAAGCGCTCGACCTTGCTTGACCATGCCCCGCGCAGACTACTGTGTTCGCGCGCGGCGTGACCAGACCGGTCGACGTCCCGTTGTTAACGCTTCGAAATTCAGCCGTTTCCGTCCGCTTGCCGGCCAGACAATCTGCGCCCTATTGCTGCTAAGCGCGATAACCGCCAAGGCCGGCGAAGCTGCATTAGACAATATCGATGAAACCGCGGATGTAGAACTCGCCCCCGTCACGGTAAAAGCCAAAATCGACCCTCCGTCGGCAAAAGCCGTTGCCGGCACCGAATCGACCATAGACGCCGCAACCATGGAGCAACGCATGGTGCGTAACATCAAAGATCTGATTCGCTACGAACCCGGCGTCAACGTCGGTAACGACCCGCAACGTTTCGGGGCCAGCGGCTTTACCATACGCGGACTAGGCGGCAACCGGGTGTTGATGCAGATCGACGGCGTGCGCCTGCCGGAAGCCTTCCGCATCGGCTCGTTTGCCAGCGCCAATCGTAATGCGGTGGACATGGACGCCTTAAAAGCCCTGGAAATCGTGCGCGGCTCCGGCTCGGCGTATTACGGCGGCGACGCCATGGGCGGCACCGTCAACTTTGTCACCAAAGACCCGCGCGATTATTTAAGCGTATTCGGTAAAGATTATTACACCGGCGTGAAACTGAATTACAACACCTCGGACAACGGTTTCGTGCAAACCGGCACCGTGGCCGGCGCGCTGGGCGGCTGGGAAAGCATGGTGCTATTCACCCACAATCAAAGTAACGAGACCGACAACAAGGGCACGGCGGATTTCGCAGACGGCCGCCGCACCACGCCCAGCCCGCAAGAAAACCTCAGCTATAACCTGCTAGCCAAACTACTGTATCGTTTTAACGACGACAACGTGTTGCGCCTGACCGGCGAATGGCTGGACAGTCGAGCCGATATCGACGCTTTGTATCTGCGCGGTGCCGACATCAGCCTGCGCAACGTCAACAGCATGCTCACCACCGATACCCAATCGCGTTGGCGGCTGACGCTGGATCACACCCTAATGCATCTGGATACGCCGCTGTTCAACGATGTGTTGTGGAAGTTTTACACGCAAAAATCCGCTACCGGGCAAGTCACTCTGCAAGATCGCACCGCCAACGTGGACGGCAACACACTCACCGAGCGGATTTTCGATTATGCCAACGACGACTTCGGCGGCGAACTAAAACTGGGGAAGAATTTTGATTTAGGCGATACCACGCATGCGCTGCAATACGGCGGCCAAATCAGCAAAAACAGCATAGCGCAACAACGCGACGGTAGCTTTACTTGCGTCAGCGGCTCGGTTAACCCGCGCACCGGACGTCCGAATAGCATTTGTCCCAAAGGCCGGATCAGCAAGACCGTGACGCCGGACGAGTTTCCGGTACGGGATTTTCCCTTATCTACGGTGACCAAGGCCGGCGCGTATATTGAAGACGCCGTCAGTCTGTTCGACAAGCACATCGAGCTGATTCCCGGCGGTCGCTGGGAATATTTCCGCTTGTTGCCGAAAACCGACTATCTGTTCGACAAGGCGTCCGCGGCAGCCGTCGCGGAAGGCGCCGATCCAATAGTACCGAGCATTATCGACGCCAGCGCCTTTCTACCCAAATTCGGCGCCTTGCTGCATCTCACCGAGATATTCACGGTGCACGGCCAGTATGCGCATGGCTTTCGCGGTCCCAACTTCAGCGAGAGCAATCTCGGTTTTACCAATATTACCGGCGGATACACCAATCTGCCCAATTACAATATCCAGCCGGAGACCAGCGTCGGCGCCGAAGTGGGTTTGCGCGGTCATGGCGCTGCCGGGACTTTCGACATAAGCCTTTTTCGTAACGATTACGACCACTTCATCTACAACGCGGTGATTTGTAACCCGGCGACCGCGGCCTGTCCGCCGTTGGGGTTTACCACCTATCAAAACATCAATAGTGCCGACCCGATCCGCATTCAGGGTATCGAAATCAAAAGCCGGTTTTATCTGGACTGGCTAAATCCGTCGCTAATCGGCGCCAGCCTGCTGTTCAGCGGTTCCTTTACTGAAGGCATGAATCTAAAGACCCAACGCAACGACGACGAGGCCCTCAGACAAATTAGCCCGATGAAAGCCGTCGTCGGCCTACGCTACGACCAACCCAGCGGCGACTGGGGCACGGAATTGAACCTGACCTTGGTCGGCGCCAAACAAGCCAATACCGCGCCGGCGGACGCCCTATTTCTGCCCAGCGGTTACGGCGTCATCGATTTCAATGCCTACTACAACGCCAGCAAGCATCTCTCATTCAATTTCGGGGTATTCAACCTGTTCGACAAGAAATATATCGATTGGGAAGACATCAACACCCGCGCCGGCGACCCGCATACCACGCTGGGCAATTTTGCCGGCGCGGAGCACTGGGCCGACCGCTATTCTCGGCCCGGTCGCAATCTCGGCGTCACCGTAAAACTGGCCTTTTGA
- a CDS encoding ExbD/TolR family protein, which produces MAFGGFDQNKGGGHTVAEINMIPLIDVMLVLLVIFMITAPLMTHAVKIDLPKASSVPQQPSDDPVALSVDGEGQLFWNQEAIDRTVLNQRLAEVAQSPQQPELHIRADQNVPYHFVAETLADAAKAGVSKIGFVSEPEKK; this is translated from the coding sequence ATGGCATTCGGCGGCTTCGATCAAAACAAGGGCGGCGGCCATACCGTCGCCGAAATCAACATGATCCCGTTAATCGACGTGATGCTGGTGCTGCTGGTGATTTTTATGATCACCGCGCCGCTAATGACGCATGCGGTGAAAATCGATCTGCCCAAAGCCAGCAGCGTGCCGCAGCAACCCAGCGACGATCCGGTTGCGTTATCGGTGGACGGCGAAGGCCAATTATTCTGGAATCAGGAAGCAATCGACCGCACCGTTTTGAATCAACGCCTGGCTGAAGTCGCGCAATCGCCGCAGCAACCGGAATTGCATATCCGTGCCGATCAAAACGTACCGTACCACTTCGTCGCCGAAACGCTGGCGGATGCGGCCAAAGCCGGGGTCAGTAAAATCGGTTTCGTTTCCGAACCGGAAAAAAAGTAA